From one Ochrobactrum vermis genomic stretch:
- the araH gene encoding L-arabinose ABC transporter permease AraH has protein sequence MTALKKLLLGEQGLVVIFAIAFAVVALTVPNFLTERNMLGLLQSVVTIGIVACTMMLCLASRDFDLSVGSNVAFTGMIAVMASNVSGSILVGLLAALAAGFVVGLFNGVVIARFKVNALIATLATMQIVRGLALISSDGRAVGINDPSFYQLALSKFLGVPTPIWVMVALFIVFGFILNRTVFGKNTLAIGGNPEASRLAGVNVVGMRVWIFALQGLICAIAGILLASRITSGQPNAATGLELSVISACVLGGVSLAGGRAAMTGVIVGVLIMGIAENVMNLLNIQAFYQYVVRGFILLLAVLLDNLRSSTIAFRS, from the coding sequence ATGACCGCTTTGAAAAAACTCCTTCTCGGCGAACAGGGGCTGGTGGTGATTTTTGCCATCGCCTTTGCAGTCGTGGCGCTGACGGTTCCCAATTTCCTCACCGAGCGCAACATGCTGGGGCTGCTGCAATCGGTCGTAACAATCGGCATCGTGGCCTGCACGATGATGCTTTGCCTGGCTTCGCGGGATTTCGACCTTTCGGTCGGTTCAAACGTGGCCTTTACGGGCATGATTGCCGTGATGGCTTCCAATGTCAGCGGGTCCATTCTCGTCGGCCTGCTGGCCGCTCTGGCGGCTGGCTTTGTTGTCGGCCTCTTCAACGGTGTCGTCATCGCGCGGTTCAAGGTCAATGCGCTGATCGCTACGCTCGCGACCATGCAGATTGTCCGTGGTCTGGCACTGATTTCCTCGGATGGTCGCGCCGTAGGTATCAACGATCCCTCCTTCTATCAGCTGGCTCTTTCAAAGTTCCTCGGCGTGCCGACACCGATCTGGGTGATGGTCGCTCTATTCATTGTGTTCGGCTTCATCCTGAACCGCACCGTCTTTGGCAAGAATACGCTGGCTATCGGTGGCAATCCGGAAGCGTCGCGGCTGGCAGGCGTCAATGTTGTCGGGATGCGGGTATGGATCTTTGCACTGCAAGGGCTGATCTGCGCTATCGCAGGTATCCTGCTGGCATCGCGCATTACCTCCGGTCAGCCCAATGCGGCAACAGGTCTCGAGCTTTCCGTCATTTCGGCATGTGTATTGGGCGGTGTCTCGCTGGCTGGCGGACGTGCCGCCATGACAGGCGTGATTGTGGGTGTGCTTATCATGGGTATTGCAGAAAATGTGATGAACCTGCTGAATATCCAGGCATTCTACCAGTATGTCGTGCGCGGCTTCATTCTGCTGCTGGCGGTGCTGCTCGACAATCTGCGTTCCTCCACCATCGCCTTCAGAAGCTGA
- the araG gene encoding L-arabinose ABC transporter ATP-binding protein AraG: MNSFLAFSHISKSYPGVHALSDVSFTVAKGSVHGLMGENGAGKSTLIRILSGDQAANSGTITIDGIEQKYGSVRDAFQAGVVVVHQELQLVPELTVAENLWLGRFPNQAGVINSRQLTDEVTRKLADIGLDIDPSIKVARLSIGERQMVEIAKAIMVDARVIALDEPTSSLSSRESEILFKLIRRLKAEGKVVLYVSHRLDEVFDLCNSLTVLRDGKLAAHHSSLEGVTRDQVIAEMVGREISDIWGWRGRPISDQVRLRVDNLSGLELPDPVSFEVRSGEILGLFGLIGAGRSEMLRLLYGADSRHNGSVEVDGMKVSANSPRKSIEAGIMLCPEDRKADGILQGRSIEENIAISTRRHFSPMGLISPRKEADIAEKSIKQLRVRTPSRKQDIVHLSGGNQQKVILGRWLSEQNVKVLMIDEPTRGIDVGAKAEIYEILYGLAENGMAIVVVSSELPEVMGISDRILVMCEGRIAASVDRAGFDERTILAAALPDRTASIQFDSQKVASR; encoded by the coding sequence ATGAATAGCTTTCTGGCGTTCAGTCATATCTCGAAATCCTATCCGGGCGTGCATGCGCTCTCCGACGTTTCCTTCACCGTGGCCAAGGGCAGTGTCCATGGCCTCATGGGAGAAAATGGCGCCGGAAAATCCACGCTGATCCGCATCCTTTCCGGTGATCAGGCTGCGAATAGCGGCACGATAACTATCGATGGCATCGAGCAGAAATACGGGTCGGTCCGCGATGCCTTTCAGGCTGGTGTGGTGGTCGTCCATCAGGAACTGCAGCTCGTTCCGGAGTTGACGGTTGCTGAAAACCTCTGGCTTGGCCGCTTTCCCAATCAGGCCGGTGTCATAAATTCCCGACAGTTGACCGATGAGGTCACCAGGAAACTTGCCGATATCGGCCTGGACATCGATCCCTCGATCAAGGTGGCGCGGCTTTCCATCGGCGAACGCCAGATGGTGGAAATCGCCAAGGCAATCATGGTCGATGCACGCGTGATTGCGCTTGACGAACCGACATCGTCACTGTCTTCGCGCGAAAGTGAAATTCTGTTCAAGCTGATCCGTCGGCTCAAAGCCGAAGGCAAAGTGGTCCTTTATGTCTCTCACCGACTGGACGAGGTCTTCGATCTTTGCAACAGCCTCACCGTGTTGCGCGATGGCAAGCTTGCGGCCCATCACAGCAGCCTTGAGGGTGTCACGCGCGATCAGGTGATCGCGGAAATGGTGGGACGCGAGATTTCCGATATCTGGGGCTGGCGCGGCCGGCCGATAAGCGACCAGGTGCGGCTGCGGGTCGACAATCTCAGCGGGCTCGAATTGCCGGATCCGGTGAGCTTCGAGGTGCGCAGCGGCGAAATCCTCGGCCTGTTCGGCCTTATCGGTGCCGGGCGTTCCGAAATGCTGCGGCTGCTCTATGGTGCCGACAGCCGCCACAATGGCAGTGTCGAAGTCGACGGCATGAAGGTTTCTGCCAACAGTCCGCGCAAGTCCATCGAGGCGGGCATCATGCTTTGCCCGGAAGATCGCAAGGCGGACGGCATCTTGCAGGGACGATCCATTGAAGAAAATATCGCCATTTCGACACGCCGGCATTTTTCCCCGATGGGACTGATCAGTCCGCGCAAGGAAGCCGATATTGCCGAAAAGAGCATCAAGCAGCTGCGCGTGCGCACGCCGTCACGCAAGCAGGATATCGTCCATCTGTCGGGCGGTAACCAGCAAAAGGTCATTCTCGGTCGCTGGCTTTCGGAGCAGAACGTCAAGGTTCTGATGATCGACGAGCCGACGCGCGGCATCGATGTCGGCGCAAAAGCCGAGATCTATGAAATTCTCTACGGTCTTGCCGAAAACGGCATGGCGATTGTCGTTGTTTCGAGTGAATTGCCCGAAGTGATGGGTATTTCGGACCGTATTCTCGTCATGTGCGAAGGCCGCATTGCCGCTTCCGTAGATCGCGCTGGTTTTGACGAGCGCACCATTCTTGCCGCGGCCTTACCGGATCGTACGGCATCCATCCAATTTGACAGTCAGAAGGTTGCATCACGATGA
- a CDS encoding arabinose ABC transporter substrate-binding protein — protein sequence MSLFKAALVAGTVAFVTVTSAMAADVKIGFVVKQPEEPWFQDEWKFADIAAKEKGFTLVKIAAQDGEKVQAALDNLGAQGAQGVIICTPDVKLGPGIVAKAAANDLKLMTVDDRLVGADGKPLEDVPHMGISATKIGEAVGQAISDEVKKRGWDWKDVGAVRVSYDQLPTAVDRVEGALSAMKAAGLPEGNVFDAPQAKTDTEAALNASTVVLNKNPKIKYWVAVGLNDEAVLGAVRATESVGISSDNVIAVGIGGSDSAINEFKKPSPTGFYGTVIISPKRHGYETALNMFEWVANEKEPEKLTLTTGELALRDNFEQVRKGLGIE from the coding sequence ATGAGTTTGTTTAAGGCTGCGCTCGTGGCCGGAACTGTTGCATTCGTCACCGTAACCTCGGCTATGGCCGCGGACGTGAAGATCGGCTTCGTCGTGAAGCAGCCGGAAGAACCGTGGTTCCAGGACGAATGGAAATTCGCCGATATCGCGGCGAAGGAAAAAGGGTTCACCCTGGTCAAGATCGCTGCGCAAGACGGCGAAAAGGTTCAGGCCGCACTCGACAACCTCGGTGCGCAAGGCGCGCAGGGCGTGATTATCTGCACGCCTGACGTCAAGCTTGGACCTGGCATCGTGGCGAAAGCTGCTGCCAACGATCTGAAGCTGATGACGGTTGATGACCGTCTTGTCGGTGCCGATGGCAAGCCGCTTGAAGACGTGCCCCACATGGGCATTTCCGCCACCAAGATCGGTGAGGCTGTCGGCCAGGCCATCAGCGACGAAGTGAAGAAGCGTGGCTGGGACTGGAAGGATGTCGGCGCGGTCCGCGTTTCCTATGACCAGTTGCCGACTGCCGTTGATCGTGTCGAAGGTGCGCTTTCGGCAATGAAGGCAGCAGGACTGCCTGAAGGCAATGTTTTCGATGCACCGCAGGCCAAGACCGATACAGAAGCGGCTCTGAATGCATCGACCGTGGTGCTGAACAAGAACCCGAAAATCAAATACTGGGTCGCCGTCGGTCTCAACGACGAGGCGGTTCTGGGTGCTGTTCGCGCTACCGAAAGCGTGGGTATTTCGTCGGATAATGTCATTGCCGTGGGCATTGGTGGATCGGATTCGGCCATCAACGAATTCAAGAAGCCTAGCCCTACCGGTTTCTATGGCACGGTTATCATCTCGCCGAAGCGTCACGGTTATGAAACCGCACTCAATATGTTTGAGTGGGTTGCCAATGAAAAGGAACCGGAAAAGCTCACCCTTACCACTGGTGAACTTGCCCTGCGCGATAATTTCGAGCAGGTGAGAAAAGGTCTCGGCATCGAATAA
- a CDS encoding FadR/GntR family transcriptional regulator, whose translation MRVTAVSSNEAAPVSPSAAARPRVKSNVISALALDICSDTFAPGSFLPRENDLCARYNVSRTVIREALKVLEAKGLVRGRSRVGTVVCEHDEWNILDPQVIEWLGDRVVEFNLLDCVLEARRCIEPAAVVLAAKKATTQEIADIEKAWQMMRDAENDIGSFTEADVLFHSCLLKASHNQVFRQLSHTISAALKYSLQTSNEIADTRDDAIAAHGNLVEALRMRDVAKAIEAIKLVLDMAEKDLDQAKITAS comes from the coding sequence TTGAGAGTGACAGCAGTATCATCGAACGAGGCGGCGCCGGTTTCCCCATCTGCTGCAGCGCGCCCACGCGTGAAAAGCAATGTCATTTCAGCGCTTGCTCTCGATATTTGCTCCGATACCTTCGCGCCAGGCAGTTTTCTGCCGCGCGAGAACGACCTTTGTGCACGCTACAATGTGAGCCGGACAGTCATTCGCGAAGCACTGAAAGTACTGGAGGCCAAGGGCCTGGTTCGCGGACGCTCCCGTGTCGGTACCGTTGTTTGCGAGCACGACGAATGGAACATTCTGGACCCGCAAGTCATAGAATGGCTTGGGGATCGGGTTGTTGAATTCAACTTGCTCGATTGTGTGCTGGAAGCAAGGCGTTGCATTGAACCGGCAGCCGTCGTTCTCGCCGCAAAAAAGGCTACCACGCAAGAAATTGCGGATATCGAGAAAGCCTGGCAAATGATGCGAGACGCTGAGAACGATATTGGAAGCTTCACGGAAGCTGACGTGCTTTTTCATTCATGCTTGCTCAAAGCCAGCCACAACCAGGTTTTTCGTCAGCTCTCGCATACGATCAGCGCAGCTCTCAAATACTCGCTTCAAACGTCCAATGAGATTGCAGATACACGTGACGATGCCATCGCAGCTCACGGCAATCTGGTAGAGGCGTTGCGGATGCGGGATGTGGCCAAAGCAATCGAAGCCATCAAGCTGGTGCTCGACATGGCGGAAAAAGATCTGGATCAGGCCAAAATCACGGCATCGTAA
- a CDS encoding LysR substrate-binding domain-containing protein has product MRYVQLRAFHYVAIYGGFSRAAEALYLTQPAISDQVRKLEDEYDILLFYRHKKQVTLTESGQRLLEITHRLFEVEKQANELLSESRAFRTGNLTIFADAAHHLLGILRVFRDRYPDVKINVNTGNTDSVVRALYSYEADIGILGEVPDSQDFEIHKLSSSPIIAFASVNHPASKAQALTLEQLAEMPLIFREQGSKTRKKLEELAASKGIQLMPVIEAEGREAVREIVASGAGVGFVSKAEFSADMRLKAIQINSGEMFMDEAAICLNERSSGALIRAFMEIARSKL; this is encoded by the coding sequence ATGAGATACGTGCAACTACGTGCTTTTCACTATGTGGCGATTTACGGCGGCTTTTCGCGCGCTGCGGAAGCGCTTTATCTCACGCAGCCTGCGATCTCCGATCAGGTGCGCAAGCTCGAAGACGAATATGACATCCTGCTTTTTTACAGACATAAGAAACAAGTCACGCTCACGGAATCTGGTCAAAGGCTTCTCGAAATTACCCATCGTTTGTTCGAGGTAGAGAAACAGGCAAATGAATTGCTGTCCGAGTCGCGCGCATTCAGGACTGGAAATCTGACTATTTTTGCCGATGCGGCGCATCATCTCCTGGGCATTCTGCGTGTGTTCCGCGATCGCTATCCGGACGTGAAAATCAATGTGAATACGGGGAATACCGATTCAGTCGTCAGGGCTCTTTATAGTTATGAAGCCGATATAGGCATCCTGGGAGAAGTTCCCGATTCCCAGGATTTCGAGATACACAAACTCAGTTCATCGCCCATCATTGCCTTTGCGTCGGTCAATCATCCGGCATCCAAAGCACAGGCCCTGACCCTGGAGCAGCTCGCGGAAATGCCGCTGATCTTCCGCGAACAGGGATCGAAGACGCGCAAGAAGCTTGAGGAACTTGCTGCAAGCAAGGGTATTCAACTGATGCCCGTCATCGAAGCTGAAGGGCGCGAAGCCGTGCGGGAGATCGTTGCGAGCGGTGCCGGTGTCGGCTTCGTCTCCAAAGCCGAATTCAGTGCCGACATGCGGTTGAAGGCAATCCAGATTAACTCCGGCGAAATGTTCATGGACGAAGCTGCCATATGCCTGAATGAGCGAAGCTCAGGCGCGCTCATCAGAGCATTTATGGAGATAGCAAGAAGCAAATTATGA
- a CDS encoding TIGR03364 family FAD-dependent oxidoreductase, whose protein sequence is MALYDIAIVGGGIIGLAHAYAAAVRGKKVIVLDRDAQNNGASIRNFGFVTITGQAPGDCWTKARRTREIWEDVANAAGIDILQRGMLLAARHGPAETLIDAFLKTDMGSECKKITTREAQQRVPNLRPEAAQFALSSPHEIRVESREALPRLAAFLREKLGVTFQWNTHVHAVDAPSILTSNGIVEADVAIVCPGDDFTGLFAERLQKYEPTRCKLQMLRIASQARAKFEATILSELSLARSSGYAGLPALTELQLQLNSEMPDQRLNDIHLIVAQSSDGSLVVGDSHHYAKTPDPFGSTEVEEFMLAELDRVLALPGRSVSTRWVGTYASAPGRWRITDQPSDAVRIVVVTSGCGASTCFAIAEETIDGLFGSQAINMKNSVPQLV, encoded by the coding sequence ATGGCGCTCTATGATATAGCTATTGTCGGTGGGGGCATTATCGGCCTTGCCCATGCTTACGCCGCAGCAGTTCGGGGCAAGAAAGTGATCGTGCTGGATCGGGATGCGCAGAACAATGGAGCGTCGATCCGCAATTTCGGATTTGTAACGATAACCGGCCAGGCACCGGGCGATTGCTGGACCAAAGCGCGGCGCACGCGTGAGATATGGGAAGATGTTGCCAATGCTGCCGGCATCGACATTCTTCAACGCGGCATGTTGCTTGCCGCTCGACATGGCCCGGCAGAAACACTCATCGATGCATTTCTGAAAACGGACATGGGTTCGGAGTGCAAGAAGATTACAACAAGAGAGGCACAACAACGCGTGCCGAACTTGCGGCCGGAGGCCGCTCAGTTCGCTCTATCCAGTCCGCATGAGATCCGCGTCGAATCCCGAGAAGCCCTCCCCCGTCTGGCCGCTTTCCTGCGTGAAAAACTGGGTGTTACATTTCAATGGAATACCCATGTTCACGCGGTCGATGCACCATCGATCCTGACAAGCAACGGAATTGTCGAAGCAGACGTGGCAATAGTCTGTCCCGGCGATGATTTCACGGGGCTCTTTGCCGAGCGGTTGCAGAAGTATGAACCGACACGCTGCAAGTTGCAGATGCTGCGCATTGCTTCGCAAGCAAGAGCAAAATTCGAGGCAACGATTCTCTCCGAGCTTTCACTCGCGCGTTCATCAGGCTATGCTGGGCTTCCAGCGCTGACCGAACTGCAACTTCAGTTGAACAGCGAGATGCCCGACCAGCGCCTGAACGACATCCACTTGATCGTTGCACAATCGTCCGATGGTTCGCTGGTCGTCGGGGATAGTCACCATTACGCCAAGACGCCCGATCCTTTTGGCTCAACCGAAGTTGAGGAGTTCATGCTTGCAGAGCTCGACCGCGTACTGGCGTTGCCGGGACGCAGTGTTTCCACACGCTGGGTCGGCACTTATGCATCCGCGCCCGGGCGCTGGCGCATCACGGATCAACCATCGGATGCAGTGCGGATCGTTGTCGTCACGAGCGGTTGCGGTGCTTCAACGTGCTTTGCAATTGCTGAAGAAACAATTGACGGCCTGTTTGGCAGCCAGGCCATCAATATGAAAAATTCTGTACCTCAACTGGTTTGA
- a CDS encoding Na/Pi cotransporter family protein, whose protein sequence is MNGSLVLLHLAGAVALLLWATRMVRTGVERAYGDRLRRRLRNQMQNPLLSVAFGLALAIALQSSTAVTLLVGSFVGSGFVSGVAGLMAVRGGELGSALVVKILSYDLTLLVPLCLVIGTGIFMTTERRDWRQIGRILVGIGLLIMSLEMTGQATEPLRQSELLPVIVDYLSGDPITAYLLAALMTWLFHSSVAAVILLTTFASRGLIQPELAVVMVLGVNLGSSIIAPILTRHAPPETRVVPLGNLLMRGAGSLIMLVLYQTFKPSVAFLGADPVSQVVNAHILFNVIVMIAGIPLSGLVLRATEALVNLNAGKNAPAAQQPIEIEQYSALDTAVLDRPSQALANATREVVGVCDTIEVMLRRIIELYEKPDQLRIDELEALDDRVDKRHAAIKLYLTRLATHEMTDFESLRMQELLGACVKLEQVGDIIVRNMLVHVQKKMDHKLEFTEEGWTELSHFHAMVLANAHMAFNVIVSRDGRTARQLVQEKDRLRELEKQTSLRHFTRLREGATRSLETSTIHLDTIRDLKQINSLLASMAYPVLEEQGLLSDTRLKTVRQVGQLQD, encoded by the coding sequence ATGAACGGTTCTTTGGTCCTTTTGCATCTGGCCGGTGCAGTTGCGCTTTTGCTTTGGGCGACGCGGATGGTGCGGACCGGGGTGGAGCGTGCCTATGGCGACCGGCTGCGCAGACGCCTGCGCAACCAGATGCAGAACCCGCTGCTTTCCGTTGCCTTCGGCCTTGCCCTTGCTATCGCCCTGCAAAGCTCGACAGCGGTCACGCTTCTCGTCGGTTCATTCGTCGGTTCAGGTTTTGTCAGCGGTGTCGCAGGCCTCATGGCCGTGCGTGGCGGCGAGCTTGGCTCCGCCCTTGTCGTCAAGATCCTGAGCTACGATCTCACGCTTCTGGTGCCGCTCTGCCTGGTCATCGGCACAGGTATCTTCATGACCACCGAGCGCCGCGACTGGCGCCAGATCGGCCGCATTCTGGTCGGCATCGGTCTTCTCATCATGTCGCTGGAAATGACCGGCCAGGCCACAGAGCCGTTGCGGCAAAGCGAATTGCTGCCAGTCATCGTCGACTATCTGTCCGGCGATCCGATCACAGCCTATCTGCTCGCAGCCCTGATGACATGGCTGTTTCATTCCAGCGTTGCCGCCGTCATCCTGCTCACCACCTTTGCCTCGCGCGGGCTGATCCAGCCCGAACTTGCCGTGGTGATGGTTCTGGGCGTCAATCTGGGGTCGTCGATCATCGCCCCGATCCTGACCCGCCATGCGCCGCCGGAAACCCGCGTCGTGCCGCTCGGTAATCTTTTGATGCGCGGTGCCGGATCGCTCATCATGCTGGTGCTTTACCAGACATTCAAACCGTCGGTCGCCTTCCTTGGCGCCGATCCGGTCTCGCAGGTGGTCAATGCCCATATCCTGTTCAATGTCATCGTGATGATTGCCGGCATTCCGCTTTCCGGCCTCGTACTGCGCGCAACCGAGGCGCTGGTTAATCTCAATGCGGGCAAGAACGCTCCGGCTGCACAGCAACCAATCGAGATCGAACAATATAGCGCGCTCGATACTGCCGTTCTCGACCGGCCCTCGCAGGCGCTCGCCAATGCAACCCGCGAAGTGGTCGGCGTCTGCGACACGATCGAAGTCATGCTGCGGCGGATCATCGAGCTTTATGAAAAGCCCGATCAGCTGCGGATCGATGAGCTGGAAGCCCTCGATGACCGCGTGGACAAGCGCCATGCCGCGATCAAGCTTTACCTGACCCGGCTTGCAACCCATGAGATGACCGACTTCGAGTCATTGCGCATGCAGGAACTGCTGGGCGCATGTGTGAAGCTTGAACAGGTAGGCGACATCATCGTGCGCAACATGCTGGTGCATGTTCAAAAGAAGATGGACCACAAACTGGAGTTCACCGAGGAAGGCTGGACGGAACTCAGCCATTTCCACGCCATGGTTCTGGCCAATGCGCATATGGCGTTCAACGTGATCGTTTCACGCGACGGGCGCACGGCCCGCCAGCTCGTGCAGGAAAAGGACCGGCTGCGGGAACTGGAAAAGCAGACCAGCCTGCGCCATTTCACCCGGCTGCGTGAAGG